One part of the Gemmatimonadaceae bacterium genome encodes these proteins:
- a CDS encoding integron integrase — translation MTEIIAFLTHLAAERSVSRSTQMQALSALLLLYREVLATPIGDLRCVLRSASPTRLPAVLSRGEVRALLGQLHGTTRLIVLLLYGAGLRLLECLTLRVKDLDFARGEIRVRRGKGGKDRVTMLPDTARAALEKHLVRVRALHTRDLHDGAGRVALPTALDRKAPAWATDLAWQWVFPASRRYRDAASGQERRHHVHESAVQRAMQRAVREAGIAKRATCHTLRHSFATHLLEDGYDIRTLAKNCSDTRTSVRR, via the coding sequence GTGACCGAAATCATCGCGTTTCTCACGCATCTGGCCGCCGAGCGGAGCGTGTCACGTTCGACGCAGATGCAGGCGTTGAGCGCGCTGCTGCTGTTGTATCGCGAGGTGCTCGCCACGCCCATAGGCGATCTGCGGTGTGTGTTGCGATCCGCGTCGCCGACGCGCCTTCCCGCCGTGCTGAGTCGTGGGGAAGTGCGTGCGCTACTCGGTCAGCTGCACGGCACCACGCGACTGATTGTCCTGCTGCTGTATGGTGCGGGCCTGCGCTTGCTGGAGTGCCTGACGTTACGCGTGAAGGACCTCGACTTCGCGCGCGGAGAAATCCGTGTGCGACGCGGCAAAGGTGGAAAAGACCGTGTCACCATGCTGCCCGATACCGCCCGGGCAGCACTGGAGAAGCACCTGGTGCGCGTGCGTGCGCTGCACACTCGCGACCTGCACGACGGCGCGGGGCGTGTCGCGTTGCCAACGGCGCTCGACCGTAAGGCGCCCGCCTGGGCCACGGACCTGGCGTGGCAGTGGGTGTTTCCCGCCTCGCGTCGCTATCGGGACGCAGCCAGTGGGCAAGAGCGTCGGCATCACGTGCATGAGAGCGCGGTGCAGCGTGCAATGCAGCGCGCTGTTCGCGAGGCCGGGATCGCGAAGCGGGCGACGTGTCACACGCTGCGGCACTCCTTCGCGACTCACCTGCTGGAAGACGGGTACGACATTCGGACGCTTGCCAAGAACTGCTCGGACACACGGACGTCAGTACGACGATGA
- a CDS encoding HAMP domain-containing sensor histidine kinase, protein MREKRDDFGHAQVRWDAACRDIGYSGRSIPRGADWLAVHRRLVDPEITLTMAAPLGAYVEPFEHAARTGVITLAVVALLALVLSALLTTRLTASIERLALAADAVAGGDLNHRVDGNGAGEVGRLALAFNSMTESLRQTLTELTKRQALAAVGEYAASLAHEVRNGLTAVRVDLQRAQEKSARDTPGRPLIDRALENVKRLDRTVSGSLRTARSNHAPRRRIDLRSVLRSATQMAEGAFNESGSTCDPVAPGSDAVWVLGDALALEQLFLNLLLNSAQALQRGARAGITLDVDGAELRVVVSDTGGGIPPQDLEHVLDPFFSTKADGTGLGLPIARQIATAHGGSLRIESVPGAGTRVEVRLPLAAAPG, encoded by the coding sequence ATGCGTGAGAAACGCGATGATTTCGGTCACGCCCAAGTTCGGTGGGATGCCGCGTGCCGTGATATCGGATATAGCGGACGATCCATCCCACGGGGCGCCGACTGGCTCGCGGTCCATCGCCGGCTCGTCGATCCGGAAATCACTCTGACCATGGCAGCACCGCTCGGCGCGTATGTCGAGCCTTTCGAACACGCCGCTCGCACCGGGGTGATCACGCTGGCGGTCGTGGCGCTGCTCGCGCTCGTGCTGAGTGCGTTGCTCACCACGCGACTCACGGCATCCATCGAGCGATTGGCCCTCGCGGCAGACGCCGTTGCGGGCGGCGATCTCAACCACCGCGTTGACGGAAATGGAGCTGGCGAGGTCGGCCGGCTCGCCCTGGCATTCAACAGCATGACCGAGAGCCTGCGGCAAACTCTCACGGAGCTCACGAAGCGGCAGGCGCTCGCGGCCGTCGGAGAGTATGCAGCGTCACTCGCGCACGAGGTGCGCAACGGCCTCACCGCCGTGCGCGTCGATTTGCAGCGCGCGCAAGAGAAGAGCGCGAGAGACACACCCGGCCGGCCGCTGATCGATCGAGCGCTCGAGAATGTGAAACGACTCGATCGGACGGTCAGCGGATCATTGCGCACGGCGCGCAGCAATCATGCGCCTCGCCGGCGAATCGATCTGCGCTCCGTGCTCCGGTCGGCGACGCAAATGGCGGAAGGAGCATTCAACGAGAGCGGGAGCACGTGCGATCCGGTTGCGCCGGGCAGCGATGCCGTCTGGGTGCTGGGTGACGCACTCGCGCTCGAGCAATTGTTCCTCAACCTGCTGCTCAACTCGGCCCAGGCATTGCAGCGCGGCGCGCGCGCCGGAATAACGCTCGACGTTGACGGGGCCGAATTGCGAGTTGTGGTGAGTGACACGGGAGGCGGAATCCCGCCGCAAGATCTCGAGCACGTGCTCGATCCCTTCTTCTCGACGAAAGCAGACGGGACGGGGCTCGGTCTTCCAATCGCACGTCAGATCGCCACGGCGCACGGCGGCTCGCTGCGGATCGAGAGCGTACCGGGAGCGGGGACACGCGTCGAGGTGCGGCTCCCGTTAGCAGCCGCGCCGGGGTAG